The Malus sylvestris chromosome 12, drMalSylv7.2, whole genome shotgun sequence genome contains a region encoding:
- the LOC126593850 gene encoding protein BONZAI 3-like isoform X1, with the protein MGGCFSDVRGGKDAVGGALPRPTEPNAKNDGAHNDAIEFFYRAHGAYPLFTQLELSFSASKLLDLDVTSKSDPMVVVYLKKNDGKLEELGRTEVILNNLNPVWIQKVSVAYQFEMVQNLIFRVYDVDTQYHNVPVKTLNLRDQEFLGEGSCVLSEIVTKQNRSLTLTLKGKNGHGGLRNFGTLTVHAEETIASRSAVEIKFRCAHLDNRDIFSKSDPFLRISRTVETGGSIPICKTEVVDNNLNPTWKPLCLSMQQFGSKDTPLVIECFDFNSNGNHILIGKLQKSVADLEKLFKEKSGVNFFIPSSRAGHEKVLKGQLFVDQFCEKEQFSFVDYISSGFELNFMVAVDFTGSNGDPRKPESLHYIDPYGRLNSYQQVITEVGQVIQFYDADKSFPAWGFGGRTANGTVSHCFNLNGNASESEVVGVEGIMAAYANALRNVALSGPTLFGQVVNRAAEIAARSLSSNNNKYYVLLIITDGILTDLQETKDALVRASNLPLSILIVGVGNADFKQMEILDADNGQRLESSTGRIATRDIVQFVPMRDVQTGGQISVVQGLLEELPGQFLSYMRSMDIKPLTFNAAAQASSA; encoded by the exons ATGGGAGGATGCTTTTCGGACGTGAGGGGAGGCAAGGACGCCGTGGGCGGGGCCCTGCCAAGGCCCACCGAACCGAACGCCAAGAACGACGGCGCTCACAACGATGCCATTGAATTCTTTTACAGGGCGCATGGTGCTTACCCGCTTTTTACGCAACTCGAG TTATCCTTTTCAGCATCCAAGCTGCTTGATCTTGATGTCACTTCAAAG AGTGATCCTATGGTGGTTGTATACCTCAAGAAGAATGATGGTAAGCTAGAGGAACTCGGGAGAACTGAAGTCATACTGAACAATTTAAATCCGGTATGGATACAGAAAGTTTCAGTAGCTTATCAGTTCGAGATGGTGCAGAATTTGAT ATTCCGTGTCTACGATGTTGATACACAATACCACAATGTACCTGTAAAG ACTCTGAATTTGAGGGATCAAGAGTTTCTTGGTGAAGGCAGTTGTGTTCTTTCAGAG ATTGTGACTAAACAAAATCGAAGTTTAACATTGACTCTGAAAGGCAAAAACGGGCATGGAGGTTTGAGAAACTTTGGAACACTCACCGTGCATGCCGAGGAAACTATTGCTTCTAGGAGTGCTGTAGAGATTAAATTCCGCTGTGCCCACTTGGACAACAGAGATATCTTTTCTAAAAGC GATCCTTTCTTAAGAATATCAAGAACCGTTGAGACCGGGGGTTCTATTCCAATTTGCAAGACTGAAGTGGTGGATAACAATTTAAACCCGACCTGGAAACCATTATGCCTGAGTATGCAACAGTTCGGAAGCAAG GACACCCCACTGGTTATTGAGTGTTTTGATTTCAACAGCAATGGCAACCACATTCTTATTGG GAAACTCCAAAAATCAGTAGCAGACCTTGAAAAACTATTCAAAGAAAAAAGTGGGGTGAACTTTTTTATTCCATCTTCTCGTGCGGGTCATGAAAAG GTTTTGAAGGGTCAGCTATTTGTGGATCAATTTTGTGAGAAAGAACAATTCAGCTTTGTTGACTATATATCTAGTGGATTTGAGCTTAACTTCATGGTTGCAGTTGATTTTACGG GTTCAAATGGAGATCCTAGAAAGCCCGAGTCTTTGCACTATATTGATCCTTATGGCCGGCTGAATTCTTACCAGCAG GTTATAACAGAAGTAGGACAAGTCATTCAGTTCTATGATGCTGATAAGAGTTTTCCTGCTTGGGGCTTTGGAGGAAGGACGGCTAATGGAACTGTATCACACTGCTTCAACTTGAATGGAAATGCAAGTGAATCTGAG GTTGTCGGAGTTGAAGGCATAATGGCTGCTTATGCCAATGCTCTACGCAATGTTGCTCTGTCAGGACCGACGTTGTTTGGCCAAGTGGTTAACAGGGCTGCTGAAATTGCCGCCAGGTCCCTCTCGTCCAACAACAACAAGTACTACGTCTTGCTCATTATAACA GATGGAATCCTCACTGACCTTCAAGAAACAAAAGATGCTTTGGTGAGGGCATCTAATCTTCCTCTATCAATCCTCATCGTTGGAGTTGGTAACGCGGATTTCAAACAAATGGAG ATCCTTGACGCTGACAACGGGCAACGATTAGAAAGTTCTACAGGTCGCATAGCTACGCGTGACATTGTCCAGTTCGTTCCAATGAGAGATGTGCAGA CAGGTGGGCAGATTTCTGTTGTTCAAGGTCTTCTGGAAGAGCTGCCCGGACAGTTTTTGAGTTACATGCGTTCCATGGACATCAAGCCGCTCACCTTCAATGCCGCTGCCCAAGCATCATCTGCCTGA
- the LOC126593850 gene encoding protein BONZAI 3-like isoform X2, which yields MGGCFSDVRGGKDAVGGALPRPTEPNAKNDGAHNDAIEFFYRAHGAYPLFTQLELSFSASKLLDLDVTSKSDPMVVVYLKKNDGKLEELGRTEVILNNLNPVWIQKVSVAYQFEMVQNLIFRVYDVDTQYHNVPVKTLNLRDQEFLGEGSCVLSEIVTKQNRSLTLTLKGKNGHGGLRNFGTLTVHAEETIASRSAVEIKFRCAHLDNRDIFSKSDPFLRISRTVETGGSIPICKTEVVDNNLNPTWKPLCLSMQQFGSKDTPLVIECFDFNSNGNHILIGKLQKSVADLEKLFKEKSGVNFFIPSSRAGHEKVLKGQLFVDQFCEKEQFSFVDYISSGFELNFMVAVDFTGSNGDPRKPESLHYIDPYGRLNSYQQVITEVGQVIQFYDADKSFPAWGFGGRTANGTVSHCFNLNGNASESEVVGVEGIMAAYANALRNVALSGPTLFGQVVNRAAEIAARSLSSNNNKYYVLLIITDGILTDLQETKDALVRASNLPLSILIVGVGNADFKQMEILDADNGQRLESSTGRIATRDIVQFVPMRDVQSGQISVVQGLLEELPGQFLSYMRSMDIKPLTFNAAAQASSA from the exons ATGGGAGGATGCTTTTCGGACGTGAGGGGAGGCAAGGACGCCGTGGGCGGGGCCCTGCCAAGGCCCACCGAACCGAACGCCAAGAACGACGGCGCTCACAACGATGCCATTGAATTCTTTTACAGGGCGCATGGTGCTTACCCGCTTTTTACGCAACTCGAG TTATCCTTTTCAGCATCCAAGCTGCTTGATCTTGATGTCACTTCAAAG AGTGATCCTATGGTGGTTGTATACCTCAAGAAGAATGATGGTAAGCTAGAGGAACTCGGGAGAACTGAAGTCATACTGAACAATTTAAATCCGGTATGGATACAGAAAGTTTCAGTAGCTTATCAGTTCGAGATGGTGCAGAATTTGAT ATTCCGTGTCTACGATGTTGATACACAATACCACAATGTACCTGTAAAG ACTCTGAATTTGAGGGATCAAGAGTTTCTTGGTGAAGGCAGTTGTGTTCTTTCAGAG ATTGTGACTAAACAAAATCGAAGTTTAACATTGACTCTGAAAGGCAAAAACGGGCATGGAGGTTTGAGAAACTTTGGAACACTCACCGTGCATGCCGAGGAAACTATTGCTTCTAGGAGTGCTGTAGAGATTAAATTCCGCTGTGCCCACTTGGACAACAGAGATATCTTTTCTAAAAGC GATCCTTTCTTAAGAATATCAAGAACCGTTGAGACCGGGGGTTCTATTCCAATTTGCAAGACTGAAGTGGTGGATAACAATTTAAACCCGACCTGGAAACCATTATGCCTGAGTATGCAACAGTTCGGAAGCAAG GACACCCCACTGGTTATTGAGTGTTTTGATTTCAACAGCAATGGCAACCACATTCTTATTGG GAAACTCCAAAAATCAGTAGCAGACCTTGAAAAACTATTCAAAGAAAAAAGTGGGGTGAACTTTTTTATTCCATCTTCTCGTGCGGGTCATGAAAAG GTTTTGAAGGGTCAGCTATTTGTGGATCAATTTTGTGAGAAAGAACAATTCAGCTTTGTTGACTATATATCTAGTGGATTTGAGCTTAACTTCATGGTTGCAGTTGATTTTACGG GTTCAAATGGAGATCCTAGAAAGCCCGAGTCTTTGCACTATATTGATCCTTATGGCCGGCTGAATTCTTACCAGCAG GTTATAACAGAAGTAGGACAAGTCATTCAGTTCTATGATGCTGATAAGAGTTTTCCTGCTTGGGGCTTTGGAGGAAGGACGGCTAATGGAACTGTATCACACTGCTTCAACTTGAATGGAAATGCAAGTGAATCTGAG GTTGTCGGAGTTGAAGGCATAATGGCTGCTTATGCCAATGCTCTACGCAATGTTGCTCTGTCAGGACCGACGTTGTTTGGCCAAGTGGTTAACAGGGCTGCTGAAATTGCCGCCAGGTCCCTCTCGTCCAACAACAACAAGTACTACGTCTTGCTCATTATAACA GATGGAATCCTCACTGACCTTCAAGAAACAAAAGATGCTTTGGTGAGGGCATCTAATCTTCCTCTATCAATCCTCATCGTTGGAGTTGGTAACGCGGATTTCAAACAAATGGAG ATCCTTGACGCTGACAACGGGCAACGATTAGAAAGTTCTACAGGTCGCATAGCTACGCGTGACATTGTCCAGTTCGTTCCAATGAGAGATGTGCAGA GTGGGCAGATTTCTGTTGTTCAAGGTCTTCTGGAAGAGCTGCCCGGACAGTTTTTGAGTTACATGCGTTCCATGGACATCAAGCCGCTCACCTTCAATGCCGCTGCCCAAGCATCATCTGCCTGA